The Methanotorris formicicus Mc-S-70 genome includes a window with the following:
- the guaA gene encoding glutamine-hydrolyzing GMP synthase gives MFDPKKFIEESIKEIKEQIGNRKAIIALSGGVDSSVAAVLTHKAIGDKLLAVFVDTGLMRKKEPEEVTKIFRDQLGLNFKCIDAKERFLNELKGVTDPEEKRKIIGRVFIEVFEEVARENGEEVLVQGTIAPDWIESEGKIKTHHNIALPGGMVLEVVEPLRDLYKDEVRLLAKELGLPDKIVYRQPFPGPGLAVRILGEITEEKLNICREANAIVEEEIEKAGLDKDLWQYFAAVLDTKATGVKGDIRDYNWVVALRFVKSLDAMTAHVPELPWDVLKRISKRITSEIPNVARVVLDITDKPPATIEFE, from the coding sequence ATGTTTGACCCAAAGAAGTTTATTGAGGAAAGCATAAAAGAAATAAAAGAGCAAATTGGAAACAGAAAGGCAATTATCGCACTGAGTGGAGGAGTAGATAGTTCAGTTGCAGCAGTGTTGACACATAAGGCAATTGGAGATAAACTTTTGGCAGTTTTTGTTGATACAGGATTGATGAGGAAGAAAGAGCCAGAAGAGGTTACAAAAATTTTCAGAGACCAACTGGGATTAAATTTCAAATGTATTGATGCAAAAGAGAGATTTTTAAATGAATTGAAGGGAGTTACTGACCCAGAAGAGAAGAGAAAGATTATTGGAAGGGTGTTTATTGAGGTTTTTGAGGAAGTTGCAAGGGAGAATGGAGAAGAAGTTTTAGTCCAAGGAACCATAGCACCAGATTGGATTGAAAGTGAAGGGAAGATAAAAACCCACCACAACATTGCACTGCCAGGAGGAATGGTTTTAGAGGTTGTAGAACCGTTGAGGGATTTATATAAGGATGAGGTTAGACTCTTAGCAAAAGAATTAGGATTGCCAGATAAAATCGTATATAGGCAACCATTTCCAGGCCCAGGTTTGGCAGTTAGAATTTTGGGAGAGATTACAGAGGAAAAATTAAACATCTGTAGGGAGGCAAATGCTATTGTTGAGGAAGAGATAGAAAAAGCAGGATTGGACAAGGATTTATGGCAATATTTCGCTGCAGTTTTGGATACAAAGGCAACTGGGGTTAAAGGAGATATTAGGGATTACAATTGGGTTGTTGCCTTAAGGTTTGTTAAATCCCTTGATGCAATGACTGCCCATGTCCCAGAACTCCCATGGGACGTTTTAAAAAGAATAAGCAAAAGAATAACATCAGAAATTCCAAATGTGGCAAGAGTTGTGTTAGATATAACAGACAAGCCACCAGCAACCATTGAATTCGAATGA
- a CDS encoding UPF0058 family protein, producing MHKEQLMELHQFFVHVVRELLDDDCYDSEYLKIYEKLDIKPHYIHKLKVEQRAAIFLLSASIAEFLYKNGEKVPENLARRLSENAFKYLNSKNNRNNKINNKKLQNSK from the coding sequence ATGCACAAAGAACAATTAATGGAATTACATCAATTTTTTGTTCATGTTGTTAGAGAATTACTTGATGACGATTGTTACGACTCTGAATACTTAAAAATTTATGAAAAGTTAGATATAAAACCCCACTACATCCATAAATTAAAAGTTGAACAAAGGGCAGCGATTTTTCTATTATCTGCAAGTATTGCAGAGTTTTTATATAAAAATGGTGAAAAAGTACCTGAAAATTTAGCCAGACGATTGTCAGAAAATGCCTTTAAGTATTTAAACAGTAAAAACAATAGGAATAATAAAATCAACAATAAAAAATTACAAAACTCAAAATAA
- a CDS encoding DNA topoisomerase VI subunit B, translating to MAENLFEEFKEHSVAEFFRKNRHMLGYSGKLRSMTTIIHELVTNSLDACEEAEILPDIKVEIEKLGTDHYKVTVEDNGPGIPPEFVPKVFGKMLAGSKMHRLVQSRGQQGIGAAGVLLFAQMTTGKPLKIITSTGDGIIHEMEIKMSVEKNEGEVVSHKTRPGNWRGTRVGGEFKEVTYNRGEYGPYEYLRRISLATPHAKITLKDPEDTIVFDRVSHEIPKRPEEMKPHPHGLTPDEFLYISRKTQAKRVSSMLVQELSRFSSKRIKDLENYMLRDKLLENYRNSVFWSIVVDCYLNINIDDYIEKFKEYIDDEEIKQLKDVINFLPESLDELKRFVLKYMIMEYLFNKFDEGKIKEIKHHFKKKPENFIDYAEKNFLSASTMEEFRKKLKNITKSPEEFVNALKEKGMISDEELEKFKGEIKNILSKNPKELGWEDAEIIVRCLQDMDFIAPSTSGLRPIGAENIEKSLESLLNPNFVKAITRNPKTYKGGIPFAVEVAIAYGGESGRQSDEGRKMEIMRFANHVPLLFDTGGCGLTKAVKSINWKRYGLRGEDIPMTVFINLISTHVPYTSAGKQAVACSENENEEIFNEIRQALMICGRDLEKHLSRIRREIEEEKKKKYVMKYVRIFAEALGGILNKPVDDIEEKVIKLLEG from the coding sequence ATGGCAGAAAATCTATTTGAAGAATTTAAAGAACATTCAGTAGCAGAATTTTTTAGAAAAAATAGGCATATGCTTGGATACAGTGGAAAATTAAGAAGTATGACCACAATTATCCATGAATTAGTAACGAATAGTTTAGATGCATGTGAAGAGGCAGAGATTTTACCAGATATTAAAGTAGAAATAGAGAAGTTAGGAACTGACCACTACAAGGTTACTGTTGAAGATAACGGTCCCGGAATTCCACCTGAGTTTGTTCCAAAGGTTTTTGGGAAAATGCTCGCTGGTTCTAAGATGCACAGGCTTGTCCAATCAAGAGGACAACAGGGTATAGGGGCAGCAGGGGTTTTGTTGTTTGCTCAAATGACCACAGGGAAACCATTAAAAATCATAACTTCAACTGGAGATGGCATAATCCACGAAATGGAAATAAAGATGAGTGTTGAAAAAAACGAAGGTGAAGTTGTATCTCACAAAACAAGACCTGGAAATTGGAGAGGAACTAGGGTTGGGGGAGAATTCAAGGAGGTCACTTACAACAGGGGAGAATATGGACCTTATGAATACTTAAGAAGAATTAGTTTAGCAACTCCACATGCAAAGATAACATTAAAAGACCCAGAGGATACCATAGTATTTGATAGAGTATCCCATGAAATCCCAAAAAGACCAGAAGAGATGAAACCACATCCACATGGTTTAACACCTGATGAATTCCTCTATATATCAAGAAAAACTCAGGCAAAAAGAGTTTCAAGTATGCTTGTTCAAGAACTCTCAAGATTCTCATCTAAAAGAATTAAAGACTTAGAAAATTACATGTTGAGGGATAAATTATTGGAAAATTACAGAAACAGCGTATTTTGGAGTATTGTAGTAGATTGTTACTTAAATATCAATATTGATGACTATATTGAAAAGTTTAAAGAATATATTGACGATGAAGAAATAAAGCAATTAAAAGATGTTATAAACTTCCTACCAGAAAGTTTGGATGAACTTAAAAGGTTTGTTTTAAAGTATATGATAATGGAGTATCTGTTTAACAAATTTGATGAAGGGAAGATAAAGGAGATAAAACACCATTTCAAGAAAAAGCCGGAAAACTTCATAGATTATGCAGAGAAGAATTTCCTATCTGCATCTACTATGGAGGAATTTAGAAAGAAATTAAAAAATATAACAAAATCACCAGAAGAGTTTGTAAATGCATTAAAAGAAAAAGGAATGATTTCAGATGAAGAATTGGAAAAATTCAAAGGGGAAATTAAAAATATATTGTCAAAGAACCCTAAAGAATTGGGTTGGGAAGATGCAGAAATTATTGTAAGATGCCTCCAAGATATGGACTTCATAGCACCTTCAACAAGTGGTCTAAGACCTATAGGAGCAGAGAATATTGAAAAATCCCTCGAGTCCCTACTAAACCCCAACTTTGTTAAGGCAATAACGAGAAATCCAAAAACCTACAAAGGAGGAATTCCTTTCGCTGTTGAAGTAGCGATAGCGTATGGTGGGGAATCCGGAAGGCAGTCTGATGAAGGTAGAAAAATGGAGATTATGAGATTCGCAAACCATGTCCCTCTATTGTTTGACACAGGCGGGTGTGGATTAACCAAGGCAGTTAAAAGTATTAATTGGAAGAGATATGGACTTAGGGGAGAGGACATACCAATGACAGTATTTATTAACCTAATCTCTACACACGTCCCATACACTTCTGCTGGAAAACAGGCAGTAGCGTGTAGTGAAAATGAAAATGAAGAGATATTTAATGAAATAAGGCAGGCGTTGATGATTTGCGGTAGGGATTTGGAAAAGCATTTATCAAGGATTAGAAGAGAAATAGAAGAAGAGAAAAAGAAAAAATACGTTATGAAATATGTAAGAATATTTGCTGAAGCATTGGGAGGAATTTTAAATAAACCTGTTGATGATATTGAGGAAAAGGTTATCAAACTTTTAGAAGGATAA